Genomic DNA from Desulfovibrio aminophilus DSM 12254:
ATGGCCGCCTTCACCCTGCACCCCATGGCCGGGGCCCACGGCGAACTCACCGGGGCCATGATCATGGCCGCCTACCACAGGGACAAGGGCCGCAAGCGGACCAAGATCATCTGCCCGGACTCGGCCCACGGCACCAACCCGGCCTCGGCCACCATCGCCGGGTTCGAGGTGGTCAACATCCCCTCCTGCGACGGCATCGTGGACCCGGCCGAGCTGGCCAAGGTCATGAGCGACGACGTGGCGGGCATGATGATGACCTGCCCCAACACCCTGGGCCTGTTCGAGAAGCACCTGCCCGAGATCGTCTCCATCCTGCGCGCCAAGGACGCCCTGCTCTACTACGACGGGGCCAACCTGAACGCCATCCTGGGCAAGATGCGTGTGGGCGACGCGGGCTTCGACGTGGTCCACCTGAACCTGCACAAGACCTTCGCCACTCCCCACGGCGGCGGCGGCCCCGGCTCCGGTCCGGTGGGCGTCTCGGAAAAACTCGTGCCCTTCCTGCCCATCTCCCGCGTGAAGAAGCTGGAGGACGGGCAGTACTTCCTGGACTACGACCAGCCCAAGTCCATCGGCTACGTGGCGCCCTTCTACGGCAACTTCGGCGTGGCCCTGAAGGCCTACGCCTACATCCTGCGCCTGGGCCGCGAGGGCCTCACGCGGGCCTCGGAAAACGCCGTGCTGGCCGCCAACTACCTGCGCAAGCGCCTGGAGAAAAACCTGGAGGTGCCCTACGACCGCGTCTGCATGCACGAGTTCGTGGCCTCGGCCGTGGAGCAGGCCAAGAAGGGCGTACGCGCCCTGGACATCGCCAAGGCCCTCCTGGACAAGGGCTACCACGCGCCCA
This window encodes:
- the gcvPB gene encoding aminomethyl-transferring glycine dehydrogenase subunit GcvPB, with amino-acid sequence MKTIFKESVSGREGCWPQAPAADAATLLPKDMLRGAPADLPEVSELDVVRHFTRLSRKNFGVDGNFYPLGSCTMKYNPKFTETAAALPGFTRLHPLLPQLKGAGRFCQGALEVIHHLEQLLCEICGMAAFTLHPMAGAHGELTGAMIMAAYHRDKGRKRTKIICPDSAHGTNPASATIAGFEVVNIPSCDGIVDPAELAKVMSDDVAGMMMTCPNTLGLFEKHLPEIVSILRAKDALLYYDGANLNAILGKMRVGDAGFDVVHLNLHKTFATPHGGGGPGSGPVGVSEKLVPFLPISRVKKLEDGQYFLDYDQPKSIGYVAPFYGNFGVALKAYAYILRLGREGLTRASENAVLAANYLRKRLEKNLEVPYDRVCMHEFVASAVEQAKKGVRALDIAKALLDKGYHAPTVYFPLIVKEAIMVEPTETESKATMDQFVDDLIAILEQAESDPAAVQAAPVTLPVKRLDETAAARNMELTDDL